The Desulfobacteraceae bacterium genomic sequence GCAGAGAAAGTTCCGGCACGACCTCTATTTCCGACTGCGGGTGTTTCCCATCGTCCTTCCCCCCCTGAGGGAGCGCAAGACCGATATTCCCGCCCTCGTCCAGCATTTTATCCTGAAGAAATCCCGGGAGATGAAGCGGGCGGTGGTGCCCGCGCCCACCCCGGAGGCAATTGAGCGCCTGATGGCCTACCACTGGCCGGGCAACGTCCGGGAGCTGGAGAACGCGGTCGAGCGCTCCCTGATCCTGAACCCGGGCGACCGGCTCTTTTTCAAGGAAATCGGTTCCCGTCTGGTGCGAAAATCCCCGGGGGGCGGGCATCCGGCAACCCCAGGATCGGATGAGGTGCTGGGGCTGGACGATGTCATGGCCCGCCATATTCGGCGGGTCTTGACCCTTTGCGACGGCCGGGTGGAGGGGCAGCGGGGGGCGGCGCGCCTGCTGGGCATCAAGCCCTCCACCCTCCGCAAGCGGATGACGAAGCTGGGTGTTCCCTTTGGGCGCAGGGCCGCAGCCCAACCGAAGGGATAGGCTCCCAGCCGGCGCGATTTCAACCCATTATCTCGACTGATGACTCCGGCAGGGGGGGCTAAGGGCCCAGGGCGACGGTCAGCGCGAACGTCCCATGGCATGGATGCCGCCGGCCGCAAGCCGCTGCATCGTGGAATCCAAATCATTGAAACTCTATCTCAACTCCTTCAACATGACCCCCTTCGATGAAGTTGAAAAGGTAGCGGAGACCCTGACGGCCGATATTTCCCGAGCAGCGAAAGGCGAGGTGAAGTTGACGCTATTCGGTTTTGACGACACCGAGTCCCTCAAGGTCTGCAAGGCGAAGGGGCGCTGCATTGATCACCATGAAGTGGAATCGTTTGTGTACGATGTGGATGCTTCGCTGCTGAAGCACGGGAACGGTGGGATGAAAAAGGAGACGCTTCACTCCCGCCTTCTTCGCACCAACTGCCCGGTAACCTGCCAACCCGAATGGGCCACGGTGGAAACCACTTACTCAGACCAGAAGATTGATGAAGCCTCGCTTTTGGCCTACCTCGTCTCCTATCGAAACCACACGGGCTACAACGAGAACTGCGTGGAAACCCTTTACACGCATCTCATGGAGCGTCTGGCGCCGGATTTCTTAACCGTGGTGGGGCGGTTTACCCGCCGCGGGGGGCTGGACATCAACCCCTGTAGGGGCAGTCGGCCTGAAACCTTTCCCAACCGGCGCCTGGCGCGTCAGTAAGATTTCTTCCCCAGCCCGCCTGTTCCTGCCGGGCCCAAGCATGGGGGGGGGAGGAGTATATGCCAGGGCCCGGGCCGGTTGTCTTTCTACAGGGCCAGGAAATACTCGTGGAAGACCGGGTCGTTGGTCAGTTCGGGGTGAAAGGTGGTCATCATGCGGTTGGCGCGTTGGAGAAAGACCGGATCGCCGGCAAGCCGGGCGAGCACCCTGATGTTGTCTGCAGCGGCGGTGATCCTTGGCGCCCGGATGAAAATGGCCGGGAAGCGCTCCCGCTTCAGGGCCGGCACGGCGATTTCATGTTCGGCGCTGGCCAGCTGCCGGCCGTAAGCGTTGCGGGAGACGGAAACGGCCATGACACCAAAGGCCCCTGGCGCTCCGTCGACCGTCTCCGCCATCAGGATGCTGCCCGCGCAGATGCCCCATGTGGGCATCCCTGCCAAAACCATCTCCCGCAGCGGGGCCCGCATGCCGTAGGCTT encodes the following:
- a CDS encoding NADPH-dependent 7-cyano-7-deazaguanine reductase QueF, with product MAWMPPAASRCIVESKSLKLYLNSFNMTPFDEVEKVAETLTADISRAAKGEVKLTLFGFDDTESLKVCKAKGRCIDHHEVESFVYDVDASLLKHGNGGMKKETLHSRLLRTNCPVTCQPEWATVETTYSDQKIDEASLLAYLVSYRNHTGYNENCVETLYTHLMERLAPDFLTVVGRFTRRGGLDINPCRGSRPETFPNRRLARQ
- the pdxT gene encoding pyridoxal 5'-phosphate synthase glutaminase subunit PdxT, which codes for MVVGLLGLQGAFRDHIRPFSRLGARCRVVRSRRDLSGIDRILLPGGESTVMTKFLEAYGMRAPLREMVLAGMPTWGICAGSILMAETVDGAPGAFGVMAVSVSRNAYGRQLASAEHEIAVPALKRERFPAIFIRAPRITAAADNIRVLARLAGDPVFLQRANRMMTTFHPELTNDPVFHEYFLAL